CATCTGGGAGGAGACCCCGCTCGTCGCGAAGGCGCGGGCGCGCTAGCTCCGGAATTCGGCGCGGGCCCTCAGCGGCCGCGGTGCTTCGCCAGGAACTCCAGGCAGATCGCGTTGAACCTCTCCGCCTGCTCGATGAAGTGCAGGTGCCCGGCATCCTCGATCGCGTGCAGTGAGGAGCCCGGGATGCCGGCGTGCAGGTCGCGCGACGACGAGGGCGGAACCAGGATGTCCTCGATCCCGGTGGTGATCAGCGTCGGGACGCGGATCTCCCCGAGACGCGACATCGTGTCGTGCCCGCCGATGGCCTGCGCCTGGCGGGAGAGCCCTTCCAGGCTGATCGGGTAGGGGTAGGTCAGGGCGCGCTCGATCCAGAAGCGGATGAACTCCGGGCGCTCGACCATGGTCTTGCGGCACAGGATCCAGGGCATGACCGCGCGGGTGTACAGCTCGCGGTCGCCGCGCGCCTTGATCGCGATCAGCGTGTCGATCAGGAAGCGGCCGTACGCGTCGGTCCCCGGCGTCGTGCAATGCAGCTGCAGGGTGCGCACGCGATCGGGGTGCCGCAGGGCCAGCTCCTGGGCGATCATGCCGCCCATCGACGCGCCGCAGATGTGGGCGCCCCGGATGCCGAGGGCGTCCATCAGTCCCACCACGTCCTCGGCCATGCCCGCGATGGTGTAGGGACCGTCGGGCACCTCGCTCTGGCCGGCGCCGCGGTTGTCGAGCGCGATCACGCGATGCGCGGCGGCGAAGGCGGGCGCCTGCAGGGCCCACGCGGTGTGGTCGCCGCCCCAGCCCATGATCAGCACCAGCGGCGGGGCGTCGGGCGCGCCGGTCTCCTGGTAGAAGAGCCGCACGCCGGTGGCGTTGACGGTCGGCACGGCGATCAGGAGGCGACGGCGGCGAGGAGCTCGGCGATCTCGGCGTGCGTGGCCGCGTCGAGCGCGGGCGCCGGCGGCCGGAC
This Candidatus Methylomirabilota bacterium DNA region includes the following protein-coding sequences:
- a CDS encoding alpha/beta fold hydrolase; the protein is MPTVNATGVRLFYQETGAPDAPPLVLIMGWGGDHTAWALQAPAFAAAHRVIALDNRGAGQSEVPDGPYTIAGMAEDVVGLMDALGIRGAHICGASMGGMIAQELALRHPDRVRTLQLHCTTPGTDAYGRFLIDTLIAIKARGDRELYTRAVMPWILCRKTMVERPEFIRFWIERALTYPYPISLEGLSRQAQAIGGHDTMSRLGEIRVPTLITTGIEDILVPPSSSRDLHAGIPGSSLHAIEDAGHLHFIEQAERFNAICLEFLAKHRGR